aagtacttgtaggagtggactacCCCTACATCCACTCCTGAATAGTGCCCAGGGGTTAAGTCTCTTTGGTGTTGTGAAAGTCATTGACCATTTCTTTGATTTTGCAGATGTCAAGTtaaagacaattctttctgcactaaaacaaagttctccacctgactcctatgtCTCATTCCCTTAACAGTACACCTGACAAGTGCAGACTCATCTTGAGAATTGCTGCAAGTGACATGAATTTATTTTgcgaggtgtacagagtgaagagaaaaggagacaagactgttccttgtggtgctccagtgtttctcacatccttatcagagacacagtccttgagtttcacaaactgcggtctgcccaacagatagtccattatccagggcaCCACTGGCTCATCCCCTTAACagtgatggctggatggtactcaAGGCActggatatataaaaaaaaacataatcctcacagtgctgctagctttgtccaggtgagaataagcattCTGGAGCAGAAAGTTAATTTTCTCCTTCACTCCAGTCTTTATCCTGTAGACAAACTACAGGCGGCCCAGGTGGGTTAGTCCAGAACCAGTTTCTCCAAGGTCTTCATGAAGTGCCACTGGTCCATTGGTGAAGAAGGTGAAAGAGGAACAaagcaggatgttttccacagcagcggcAGTTTCTGGAGTCCtagtgacagactgaacaggtgacacaggacaccacaaagttgatcagcacaagccTTAAggactcaaggactgactccgtctggtcccacagcttttcctgtaTGTAGTTTCCTCAGTTGTCATCTCACGTGTTCTTCATTTATGTACAGTTCATGCTCTTGGTCAAAGGTGGACTCGTCACTGGCCAGTCCAGTTGAAGTAGTGGGAATTGTTGCTTTTAAGAGTTTTTCTATCTATGGCTCCCCATTACATTATTGTAAGCTACAAGAACATACAAGGTAGTTTCAATTTTATTTGGCAAATTAATATGGACCATGATCTAGAAAAAAGGATGTTGACTTGAAAGAAATATCAAACATCCTTTTAAAGGTGAATTGACTTCCTGGTCAAGAATGTCATCTTCGtaaagattttttaatgatattgtgTTTCTAATAGGATTACAAAAATagattaactgtttttttttcagacacTGTGTGACATTTTTGCAGTTGCATCTTTTGTTTGCTTTCTGTCCAGTCATAAGGAAGTGCAGTTCCTCAGATGGATAAAATTAGAAAGTCTCCTAATAGGCGATGCATTTGGAGCGGAGCTGCCAATACTGTAACGGTGAAAGTTAACTGAGGTAATATGACAGTTTCTACCCAATGACACAAACATAAATGCCTGCAGTGTCAGGAATGCCAGCTATAAGATGCCATGTGCCCTGCTGGGCAAAACAGACTCCGATCAGAAAGCAGCACAGACTGTGTCCTACAGAGCCTTCATCAAAATGCTGTGCTCCCGTACTCTCCATTCTTCAAGCAGCATTCCAGTGGACTTTCTCTGGCCTGTGCGCTCCTTGTGGCCCGAGACAGAGCCCTTCTTCACTCAACTAGAGCATGGGATGCACCGGTTAATGGAAGAAATGAAGAGGAACATGCTTTTCATGGATCATGTTCACAACCTCTTCTTTGAGAGGATGGAGAGGGAGGCTAATGGTGCTAAGGTTTTGAGCACCACATCCATCCCATACAGGATTGAAAGCAAGCAAAACATATATGCTCTGACCTTAGATACTGGTGATTTCACCCCTGAAGAGCTGTCGGTGAAGCAAATGGGAAGATGGCTGCATGTCGGTGGCAAGCAGGAGAAAAAAGATGAAGGCAAGCAGGGGTCCTTCTACAAACTTCAGGAATTTACACAAGCCTTCCACCTGCCAGATGGAATTGATCCAGATTCTGTCACCTGCTCCTTCTCAGGTGGGAAACTACATATTGAAGCACCAAATAGGGCCCTAGGCATTGCTGACAGAACTATCCCTATCACTTTGAGCCCGGCTGTGAAAGACCAACACGTGGTGAACAAAGAAGAACAGGAAGAGAGCAGTGCAGGCGAGAAGGACTGAGAATTTCAGTATGGATAGAAGCAACTCTGTTATGTCATGTGTTTGCTTTATGGAATATGCTGCTGTTACACTTTAGATGATGTGTCGTAgccaaaataaatatgtaaattctgGTAGAAGGCTTGGAAgatatttttttgttgatttacagTTTCCTGCTGCACAGTTCAAACTCTTTTGGAAGGCACCAAGAACTGTGgtagactaaattcaacttaatgTTAAGTTGTTAGGTATAGTAAataggctttgttgggctgaatggcctcttctaaTCAAACTTCTGTTCTAATAACTTGACTGGGATTTGACaggtattgttttaaaaatgttttaaagtaggGGAGTAGGTAATGAGCAGCATGGGAGCATAGAATATAGTGCTGCCAGATAGCTTCAGAGGTCTGACCTGGTCACTCTCTCTGTGAAATCTGTGTATTTTCCTATTGTCTCTGTGTGCTTTTCCTTTGGGTACTTTGGTTTACCTTCCATAAAGACGAGTCTGATTTTACCCTTTatgagtggatgtagaggtgtccatgactggcatcccatccagattTAGCTCTGGCCTTGTGCCCAGTGGTACCATAATAATTTTTAGCCCCTCCTGACACAGAACTAGCGATTGATTAGGTGACTGGTAATAAATATGATTTACTCTAACACGAGCAAATAAAACATGCATTGCTATAAAAAGCACCttttggacattttcacattttattcttctaCAAACATTAAAGCTCAGTGGAATTAATTTGGCTGttttgacaacaaaaaaaatacttcaatgtcaaagtaaaaatggaCCTCTGTGAACTgagattaattataaatataaaacacaaaatagttgatAACATAAGCAGttaccccttcaagtcagtatttagcacCCATAGCGGCCTTCAGTGTGTGTGCTCAGGTTTATCCATCTCTCTATCAGCTTGGAtatctggacactgcaatttttttctattcttctttcaaaactgctcaggctctgtcaggttgcatgacGGTTGTGAGTGAATAGTCTTTCAAAAATCAAGCCTCAAATTGTGTACTGGATTAAAAGCCTGAcactgactcggccactccaggatattaacattgttgttttagagccattcctgtgtagctttggctttaaaCTTGGGATTGTCATGTTGTTCTTCTGACTGCATTATGGGTTTTTTTCcaatgtattttgctgcattaattttaagcaaacatggcatttagtttGATGGTTTTTTAGCTTTGGATATAATGGGAATATCAAGAACATTGCGTAGGGTCATTGGAGCAGTAAGCAAAGCGCACACAGTAGGTGCAGCAAGCAAAAACATGCATGTATTGTTAAATTGTCaatgtttattaaatatatatccttctatataaaagcggtcgggattgtccttccgtcccgtgagtgctacgcaggcgcagagtttcacacacgccccgtccattttgtaatgcacgatgggatttgttgtttcgtttttccaggtaaaagatgattttctactccagactgtgcgatatcttcttcttctttcttacaatataaaagcggtcgggattgtccttccgtcccatgagtggaaagcgtagcggtatttcgcttatcacagacttagtACTTGCAGCTtccggtacgaagcgacatgatgtgagcagagttctggtgctcccatcgttcccctttgcttttgtgcacgatgcgctgaaaaaatagacaaaattatgtctctggaaataattaatgttgatggagtacaaatgcctcacagcatagtaaatatcaggggggttcaaaagggcgacctcaatatagaaacaaagtttaaatttcatcacaaaaataacagaaactacgagtattaaagtaatactgcacaaatgcaatataaccaaattaatgagtttgtataaaatatcaaattgatctacatattgaattgccttaagaagtggtcaacttaaaagtcgatCACCTTAAAAGACAGGTCATCCTAGTACATAtatgtaaaaaatgcaaataaatacttGAATAAATAAGTGGAAAAACGATCCATCCATTGCTTATCTGGGTCCAGGTTGACAAAGATTCTTAGACGCCTCTTTTCCTCACCACCTTCCCCAACTCAGATGTTCCCTGGCCAGCTAGGTGACATAATCTCTCCAGTGTGTTCTTGGTCTGCCCTGaggtctcctcctggttggacatgtCCGAAACACCTTAGCAGAGAGGCACCCATGAAGCTTCCTAATGAGGTGCAGAACCAAATAATAACattcattaaaagcaaaaaaaaatgtagcgcAATATGGTGCACACCCATAAAAGAAAGGAGAAATTCCTCTTTTAAAGGGTGGTATATATTGAGTTTATTGAAGATAAAAATTCTAATGTCTCTGTCACACcctctttctgtttctctctaTCTACTGCTCAGAAAAAAAGCTGGCTTGCCCTGGCAAAACATCTGTGACAATTCCATTGTATTGATGCCAGGCACCGTAGAGTTTCCTTAGTCTTTAGCTGTTCACTCACGATCTCTGTGTATCCTGACTCAACTTGAGCAATCTGGAATAGAGGAGGTGGAGGAAAATGGCAGTGTGTACGGTACTGTACATATGCAAAgatgacagagagacagacggacctgagcacacagactcgAGGCTGTCaaggctgccaaaggtacatctactaaatactgactagCAGTGGTGGATGCTTATGCatcaatgattttgttttttatatttgtaaccaGTAACGGCGCCCTGTGCGATAACATGAAGTAAATTAACTTGACTGGGAGCGTTCTAGCTATTCTCACGTGGTCAGCATCTCTTTGTCATCGCTGGATGGTGTTTTGTTCAGTCTCATTTGCCTTTGTAATTCTGGCACATTTGACCACTGAATGCCAACATCAATTAGCCTCTTATTCAGTCTCATTTGCTCTTGCGATTCTCTTTCGCTCTGTGTCTTGTAAATGCTGAGATCActcttcatagttttcatcctctttctctgtacatttagcattcgtttgctgcttcctgagcagctctttttttctccaccttagcggccctcttcttttcttctttcgtcgATCTACTCTTATGTTAAgttgtttaatgttattttctttttatacacatCCAATTAAGTAGTGCAGCCAAACTTATACAGTAGGTGTGGGATGTTAGTGATTTTAACTGAATACTGAATAGTGAAACATGTTAGCGTCAGTGTGCTTAATTTCTTCAAAGCTTTTTGTTCATAACGTCTGCAGTATTATATTTTCCCATCTTTAGACATGCAAGAGAATGAAATTGTCATTTAGGTCACCACCTTCCACCTGTGTCTTTTCAACTCTCTGTTCACCTTCTTTCCAAGTACAACACATTTGTAATTGGAACGCCTCTTTCCTCAACTCCTGACGCACCTTGCCCCACATTTTGATGCTGATCGGTCATTTAATTACATTTAGGTTTGGTACGATTAAAGTGCGGTCTTGAATCGAAATGCAATACACATGGAGCTACCAGTAAAAGAAGCGTAGTATGTCTACTTTGCTGAACATGAATTCAAATGTAAATCGGTTTTCTGTTGCATTTTAAATTGACATGAAATTCCTGCAGCGTAATGAAAAACAATCAGTCATTTGGTTGATATGTCTTTAATTCGATTAAACTGTACCAAGATTAAATAGTCCAtatgcatatgcattgcatttcaatgtagttaacacattggattgcatttaactttggcacaaataatctATAGTTTAGAGTATCcagagtcctaccggacccttttatCCTGTTGGACTCTGGAAGCAgctaccgacaggccaagcggaatgtggcttcggtggttgatGAGgtaaaaactcgggcgtgggaggagtttggggaggacatggagaacgactttcagacggctttgaggagattttggtccaccgtccagcgtctcaggaggggaaggcagtgcagtgtcaacactgtatatagtggggatggtgcgctgctgacctcgactcgggacgttgtgggtcggttgggggagtacttcaagacctcctcaatcccactaacatgctttccaatgaggaagcagagcctggggactcggaggtgggctcccccatttctgtggctgaggtcaccgaggtggtcaaaaaactccttggtgtcaGGGCCCcgagggtggatgagatacgcccggagttcctcaaggctctggatattgtaggactgtcttggttgacacgtcccTGCAACATCgaatggacatcggggacagtgcctctggattggcagactggggtggtggtccccctctttaaaaagggggaccggagggtgtgttccaactacagagggatcacactcctcaacctccctggaaaagtctattcggggtcctggagaggagggtccgtcggatagtcgaacctcagattcaggaggaacagtgtggttttcgtcctggtcgctgaacagtggaccagctctacacccttagcagaatcctggagggtgcatgtgagtttgcccaaccagtctacatgtgttttgtggacttggaaaaagtgttcgaccgtgtccctcggggaatcctgtggggggtgctccgggagtatggggtaccggaccccctgataagagctgttcggtccctgtacaaccagtgtcagagcttggtctgcattgcaggcagtaagtcgagcccatttccagtgacagttggactccaccagggctgccctttgtcaccgattctgttcataacttttatggacagaatttctaggcgcagccagggtgttgagggggtccggtttggtggactcaggattgggtcactgctttttgcagatgatgttgtcctgtttgcttcatcgggccgtgatcttcaactctctctgatttggttcgcagctgaatgtgaagcggctgggatgagaatcagcacctccaaatccgagagcatggtcctcagccagaaaagggtagagtgccctctcagggttgggagagagatcctgccccaagtggaggagttcaagtatctcggggtcttgttcatgagtgagggaagaatggagcgtgagatcaacaggcggatcgatgcagtgtccacagtgatgcgggctcttcatcggtctgttgtggtgaaaaaggagctgagccgtaaggcaaagctctcaatttaccagtcgatctacgctcctaccctcacctatggtcatgagctataagtagtgaccgaaagaacgagattgtgaatacaagcggctgaaatgagtttcctccgcagggtgtctgggctttcccttaaagatagggtgagaagctcagtcatccgggaggagctcagagtagagccactgctcctccacattgagaggagtcagatgaggtggctcgggcatctgatcaggatgcctcctggacgcctccctggtgaggtgttccgggcatgtccaactgggagaagaccccggagaagacccaggacacgctggagggactatgtctcccggctggcctaggaacgccttgggatcatccaggaagagctagaagaaatggccagggagaggggagtctgggcctctctgcttaagctgctgcccccgcgacccgacctcggataagcggaagaggatggatggatggataattacctTTAATTCTTTCATTAACAATATTAACGTTTAAAAAAGCTTTACAGTGAAATATTTCACAAGTCTTTCATacgttttttaatttaaagctaaccaactatttttgaaatattatatattttgaaatattatatattttaactaacttaccaaatacagtacataaagcagCAGCTAtcttaaattataaaaaagatgATGACATTGCTGTAACATAATTTTTGGGTTCTGCTGTCAGTTTTATTGTAATCCACCATTTTATCCCTCCATTTTTGCACTCCCTGGGGTGAGATTTGCTATTGCCTGTCTTTAAATGCAGTTCGATAAATAGTTTTTAGAAAACAGAGTGTGCGCTGAGAGACGTTTGTAATAAAGTTCAAGTGCAACTGAATCCAATTTTAGCTTATGGCTTGTTTTGTTGGATTAAGCAATTTTGATAATGTTATgctcattttatatctttttAGGGGCAGTTTAAGTTTTATTGCActgtatacatccatccatccattatccaacccgctatatcctaactacagggtcacgggggtctgctggagccaatcccagccaacacagggtgcaaggcagaaaacaaacccttggcagggcacacacacatacccacacaccaaacacacactaggttATAAAAATGACAGAATCATTTCAAACTGTCCCAATGAGTCGAACACTTGCACATAAATTATAAGGCCTGCCTAAACCAATTCAGTGTGATGGGGATTCATACATAGTTTAACAACTGaatcaaacttttattttataaaacgactgcactcgggtcctaatttgggatcctgaggtggtttgttgtgtgctgtatcagtgcatgctgccAACCTCTCTTATGACTCAGTAACAAACCTGGGTAAATCATACCATAAATAAAGGTCCAACCTCTGCCAGCAAACAACAGGAAGATGACTACCAACTGGGcacttttaaattggaaaaaatgttgtCCGGTCTGGTGAATGCCAATTTCTGCTGCCACATGCAGATGTTAGGGTCAGAATAATGAACCCATGGAAGCATTCTGCCGTTTGTCAACACTACAAGCTGGTGGTGGTAGTATAATAACATTGACAATGTTTTCTTTGCACACATTAGACCTTCTATTGCCACCTAAATAACCTTTGTCTGGCCCTGCATGCTAAGCATTGTTGCTGAACATGAGCACCCCAATCTTAAGTTTTTATTTCTAGCAGAATAATGTTTTCCTCTCATAAAGCATTGATTATGTCAATCCGGTTCCACTAATATGTCACTGACTTGAATTTACTACAATGATCTTCTAACTCTCCAGATCTCGATCTTTGAG
This genomic window from Polypterus senegalus isolate Bchr_013 chromosome 4, ASM1683550v1, whole genome shotgun sequence contains:
- the LOC120527219 gene encoding heat shock protein beta-11-like; its protein translation is MPCALLGKTDSDQKAAQTVSYRAFIKMLCSRTLHSSSSIPVDFLWPVRSLWPETEPFFTQLEHGMHRLMEEMKRNMLFMDHVHNLFFERMEREANGAKVLSTTSIPYRIESKQNIYALTLDTGDFTPEELSVKQMGRWLHVGGKQEKKDEGKQGSFYKLQEFTQAFHLPDGIDPDSVTCSFSGGKLHIEAPNRALGIADRTIPITLSPAVKDQHVVNKEEQEESSAGEKD